The following are encoded together in the uncultured Sphaerochaeta sp. genome:
- a CDS encoding zinc ribbon domain-containing protein: protein MEKKRYVCPKCGGTHYESDRFQATGGNFAKIFDVQNKRFITVTCTNCGYTELFKQNEQTGWNILDFFLN, encoded by the coding sequence ATGGAAAAGAAACGATATGTATGTCCAAAATGTGGCGGCACTCACTATGAGAGCGACCGGTTCCAGGCAACGGGTGGCAATTTTGCCAAGATTTTCGATGTCCAAAACAAACGGTTCATCACCGTCACTTGTACCAATTGTGGGTACACTGAATTGTTCAAACAAAACGAACAGACAGGATGGAATATTTTGGACTTTTTCTTGAATTAG